From Pleurocapsa sp. PCC 7319:
TTTGCCGTTTAATGCTGGGTATTCCTCTAGATAAAAAGAGTCTAACTCATGAAGGTCCCCCTCTTGAACCACAGAAATTATATGAGGCTTTGTCTGTTTTGACCAGACAGTTTACTGCTGAAGCAGCAGGTGAAAACAAATGGTTAAAGTACATACCAACTAAGTCTAAGCAAAGTTACTGGGCTGCAAAACGTTTTCTTCAAGAATTTGTATCTCCACGAGTAGATTTAGCCTTACAGATAACTGGACGCAAACAGCTTAGTTCAGTAGAGGTTAACCCTCTGTTTGAAAAATCAATTCTAGTACAATTGGCTAAGCAACCGAAATATAATCACCAGATGTTGTGCGCAGAAACAATCGGGATGATTTTTGCTGGAACTGACACCACAGCCCATACTCTTTCATTTACGGTAGGAGCATTAGGACTTAATTCTAGAGTTTTTCAACTAGCGCAGCAGGAAGTTGATCGAGTTTGGCAACTTGATGACGGCATCAATTCTAAAAGCTTGAAGAAGTTAACTTATCTTCAAGGAATTATTAAAGAATCAATGCGCCTTTATCCAGTAACTAATGGTTCAACTGGATGTATTACTACGCGAGATACAGTTATCGCAGGAGTGAATATTCCTAAAGGTACATCTATTAACTGGTCAATATTAGCTGCGGGGCGAGATCCTCAAGAATATCCTCAGCCCGATGATTTTTTGCCAGAACGCTGGTTCAAAAAGCAGCAAAGAGATGCTCAACCTTTAACAATGTTGGTTTTTGGTTCGGGGACTCATCGTTGCCTGGGAGAGTCTCTAGCTATGCTAGAAGCAACGGTGATGTTAGCACTATTGCTTCGCTATTTTGATTGGGAAATTGTCAACGGGCGCAGGTCACTCGAACAGCTAGGGCAGAATCTCACAGTTTTTCCCCAAGATCGGATGCCTGTTAGATTCAAAGTTCGGGAGCTGGGAGATAACACCTTACATCCTATATCGCAAGAGAGTTGAAGAAGAAGCAGGATCAAACTTATGAGCATCGACTCAATCTAACCCATCTAATCTCTCTAGCTACTAAAAGAGCAGCTTCTAGAACTCAAATATGATGTCCTTTGTTTAATCGTATGTAAGCTTGCATCCTTTAGCTGGTAGTCGGATTCTCTTGTCCTCGACTATTGCCTGTCCTTAGTTTGTAAGCTGTGCCCAGGCTGTTACATGTAGTGGCAATACTATCGGACGTTTTGACAAAATCACTTCTCTGCGAAGTCGTTCTGTCAATGTTTCAATATCAACTTCTTCAGGCGTGGCGATCCCATAATCTTCTATGAGAGGTAGCATGCTTCGGAAACTATTGGTAATATACTCATAACCCAGCCACATTTCGGGACCGCCAGCTGGTGCCGACAGGTATATGGAAGGCTCAGGTAAACCAGCATCCCCAAAAGTACTGTAGAGATCGAGACCCATTCCTATATGGGCTCCTGAACGCTGAAACACATCGATACACCATTTGTTCAGGGTGTTTATCAGTGGCGTATTCGGATGAACATTCTGAGCCAATGCTGTAAAGTCTAGCTCCTGGAATGCCACTATCCCTCCTGGGCGTAGATGAGTTGAGAGCTGTCTGAGGGCTTCTGCAGGATCTGACATATACATAAGCACAAGTCGACCAACTACAGCATCGAATTGTCCCTCCAAGGCAAGAGTTCGAGCGTCCCCCTCAATGAAAGTGATGTTTTCAAACCCAGATTGCTTTGCCCGTTCTCGACCAGTATTGAAAATCTCTTCGTTTACATCCACTCCTACGACTTCTCCTTCTGAACCGACTAATTCGGCCGCAGCTAGCGCTACGTCTCCAGCACCACTACCAACATCGAGGATCCTCATCCCTTTAATAATGCCAGCCTCCTTGAGAAAACGCTGCGTCAGGTCTCCATATAGATGCGACTGCTGAATCAAACGCTCCGTCTCCTCTTGACTGCGTCCCATCGTATATCTTGCATCACTGTTCGGTTCATTCATGTAGATTAATCTCTATTAATTAAGGTGATATCTAACAATGTTCTCGATATCATCCGATATTGCTTCTTTCTAAGATAATCTGAATTAAGTCCTGAATACTTAATATACTTATATTTCTTGCAAGGCATTAAAAAGAGACAGTAGAATGAAGAGCTACCACTGGAGTAATAATGAGCCTTATGTGGTTTGTCAGGTGAACTTGAACGACGGAATATGCCCTGTCCCATAAATAATCGGATGGTTTTTATGGAGAATATCTACAATATTGCCGATATGATTAAAGAATGCTACGAAAAGAGAAAAGTGTTCTCTTTATTCTTATTAATTATTTGCCTTTTCACAATTAAATTATGCCGTGAAAACATCAAAATCATTACTGCCAATCTGGCAACAAATTATTCTTTGGGGTACGGGAAGTATTAGCATCATTATCCTCTTAATCTTTTTGGGTATCTGGCGGACAAGCGATCGCGCTATAGATTTTGTAGAAAATTTATTTAAATCCCAGCCGATTAATCCCCAAATTGAGAATCAAACTCTAATTGTGCAGCGTATTAAAAGTATGCAGGAGTTGACTACTACTGTCCAAACGATGGAAACTATTGTTCCTACCTCTGCCGATCGCAAATTAGGAGATATTTCTTTAGCTACCACCCGATTACTCTACATTGCTAGAGGAGAAATTAGAGCAGGAGTCGATCTTAGCGAGCTAGAAGCTAAAGATATAAAAGTTAGTAATAATAAGATTGAAATCAATTTACCCCCGGCCAAAATACTCGATAGCAAAATAGATGTAAATCGTTCCCGCGTCTACGATTATGATCGTGGTTTTTTAAATCTTGGTCCCGATGTTGCCCCCCAGCTACAAACTTTGGCACAAAGGAAAACTCTAACGGAAATTGTTAAGACTGCCTGTAATGAAGGTATTTTAAATGCTGCTAACACCAAGGCTGAAAATGCTATTACCCAACTTTTAACTAGTACTAGCTTTCAACAAGTAAAAATAAACACAACTACCCCAGAAGCTTGTGTAGTAGTTAATTAGAAAATAAGTAGCCATCATAAACTGGATACGCTTTTTAATTGTCAAAGCACCATATCTACTCGATTAAAGCCTGAAATCTTGAATCTTTCCTAATATTATCGAAATCAGAGTCAGTTATTGCCATTTCTTGATATTCTTTATCGTAGGAGGCGATCGCTTCTTCGTGTTTGCCTAAGTTACCCAGGGCAAGACCACGGTTGTACCAAGTAACCATCATCAAATTTCTATTAATATTGATAGCCAGGAATTTGCATGTCAATCTGAGTTTCAGGAGTAACCTCAATCAAAGGGCTGGTAACACCATACTGATTAATATCTCCTCCGCCAACAAAATAATCGCCTTGATTAATTTGTTGTTGAGATTCATGGCCAACTCCCACTTGAGTAGTTGTACCAACCACTGCATTACCCAAACAATTGTCATCACTAGCTGTATTCACAGTATTTTGCTGATCGGCAGGTGTTGGTGATTGATGAAGAGCCACTTGAGTTGTAGCATCAACAATTGCACAGGCATTTGCTGAATAAGTTAGTCCTGGTGAAAATGGTAATACAGCAACTACAGAAACAAGACTTAGGGGGCAGATAATTGGCTTAAGATTAAACATAGTTTTTAGACCTCATTTATAATCAACTAGATTTTTACAGAAAATATTTAACTCTTCACTAACCTAGTATGTTAATGATGTCTAATTTATGCACTTAGCTCAATTATCAAGAAACGAAAAAATAAGCTCAAAGAAGCGAAAATACTATATTCACCCTATTTTCTAAGTTATAAATGTAGTGATCTGAGGTATGATTGTACCCAAATCATCAAGAGAGACTGGAGCAGGAGCTGCCATATCTGAAGGCAAGAAGATACGTGCGCTTACTGCTAACAAAGCTAGTAGAAAAATTGTGACTACGAGCAGCGGAGCTATATACTGGCGAAAAAAGTTCATAATTTATCAAAATTTAAACAATATTATTAAATAAAATATTAATACTGTGATTAAAGTAAAAAACAAGCAAAGTTCAAATTATAAATTAGGAACCTATTTTAAGCCCAAAGCTTTGCTTGGTCTGATTAACAAACAATACTACTATTACGGGGTTAGATGCAATAGGGGCGAAATAACTAGAGTGCTGACTAGATAAGGTTTACAATCTACGGGTTAAGAGCATCTATATTAAGTAACTTTAAATGCTAGCTCGATATAAGTAACTTTAAATGTCACCTCGATACCTTATCAATGTTCGCTACAATTTAAAAATCTTGTGTCCAGATATGTTATGTCAGACTCAGACTTTACCATTCCCATTTCTCAATCCGAAAATTCTTGCTCTGAAAGTACTACTGAGTATGGCTACAAAGCTCTTAAACCAGGAGACATACTTAATCACAGATATTATATTGTTAAAGAATTGGGTAGTGGAGGATTTGCCACTACTTATTTAGCCTTGGATCAGCAATCAATTAGCCAAGATAAGTACGCAGTAAAGCAACTTCAGCCAAGATTTAACAGCTCGTCAGTTTGGGCCAGCGCCAAAGAACGCTTGGCAACAGAAGCCATGGTACTTCAATGGTTGGGAAAACACGATCAAATTCCCAACTTCATTGGTCATTTTGAAGAGAATCAACAGTTTTACTTGGTTCTAGAATTTGTTGAAGGAGAAGAATTTGAGCAAGAAGTTCATCAACAAGTCTTAAATGAAGCCCAGGCAATTGATTTTCTATTTGATATTTTAGAATTGCTCAAATCAGTTCATTCCCAGGGCATTATTCACCGCGACATTAAACCGTCTAACTTAATTCGACGTCAGAAAGACGGCAAAATGATTTTGATTGATTTTGGTGCTGTTAAAGAAATTGGCACTATGGCTTTTGATGCCAGTAAGCAACAGGTTCGAACCCAAATCATTGGTACTCCAGGATATATGGCTCCTGAGCAAAACAATGGTAAACCAGTCTATAGCAGCGATATTTATGCTCTGGGAAAAACTGTTATTTTTGGCATGACTAACAGGTCGCCAATGGAATGGGAAGAAAGTGAATCTGGTGAAATGATTGCTTGGAATAAAAAAATCGCAATCAGTGAAGCTTTCCTGAATATTATTAATCGCATGACTGCTAAGAACACAGCAGAACGATATCGAAGTGCGGAAGATGTACTTTGCGATTTAAGACCTTTAGAGATGATTGGCAAAACTATTGCTGATAAATATCATATAGTGCAGTATCTAGGTGGTACCAAGGAAATTATTTCTTATGTTATTAATAGTCTCGAAGGAGAAAGTAAACAAAAGTATTATTTAGAAATATTAGAACCTCAAAGCGAAGAATCCTTATCTTTATCTGACGCTGCCAATGACATAATGACAGGATTAAACAGGCTATTAATGATTGATAATGGTCAGAGAATTCCTGATGTTATTGAATATTTTATTGATGAATCCAAGATCTACATTGTCCAAGAGTATATTTCAGGTAAAAATTTATTACAGATCATTGAAGACCAATTTATTCTGTCTGAAGCAGAAGTGATTGATCTTTTGATAGATACTGCTGAAGCTTTAAACCCAATTCATAAACAGAAAATTATTCATAAAAATATTCAACCATCTAGTTTAGTCAGACGTTGTCGCGATCACAAAATCACCTTAATTAATTTTGGTTTGATTAATGAAGCGATTAACTTTCATGTTGATAGCAAAATCGGTTATATTCCCCCAGAACAGATTGCGGGCAGAGCTACTTATGCCAGCGATATTTACGCTCTGGGAATGACGGCAATTCACGTATTAACTGGTACTTCGCCACAAAATCTCGAAAAGAATACTCGCACAGGGGAAGTTATCTGGCATCGTAAAGCAAGGATTAGTCCTGGCTTTGCCAAAATCTTAGATAAAATGATCTGTTTGGATCAAAGTCAGAGATATCAGTCTCTTAATAAAGTAATCAAAGACCTCAAAAAAACTAAACATAAGTCTCGATTTAGGGGCTGGTATAAATATCTCATTATTCCACCTATTTTGATTGGTGGTGTTGTGATTGGATTCACTCAATGGGCGCAGAGAGTTGCTATCTTGGAATTTTATAAAGGAGATCTTAAATTAGAGGCTAATCAATATCAACAAGCAATTGATTATTACAATAATGGACTCAGTAAATTACCCAATACTAAGGGACAAGTTAGAAATTTTGAACAGGTTTGGTTGAAAAAAGCTAAAGCTCAAAGACAATTGGGGAATTATGCAGCAGCTTTAGATACCTGTACCACTGCTTTACGATTTTATCAGAGTTATCAATTATGGAATTGTAAGGCGTTAACATTATATAGTTTGAAGAGATATGAACCCGCGATCGCCGCTTACGATCAAGCGATCGAGATTGCTCCTGAATACCTATGGGTATGGAACAATCGCGGAGAAGCTTATAACCGCCTCGGAAAAACAGAGCTAGCAGAAGTCGATTTTCAAAAAGCAATTGAGCTCGATTCTAGTAGAAGTTTTGTTCCTTGGAACAATCTTGGTAAGCTTCATTATGAGCAGAAAGAATATCAAAAGTCGATTGAAGCTTATGAGCAAGCATTAGCTGTAAAAAAAGATTATCTTCCGGCACTGATTGGGTTAGGTAACGCCCAAAAAGCTATTCAATTATATTCTCAGGCTGAAGAATCTTATGATCGTGCTTTGGCCATCAATCCGAATTATCATGATGCTTGGTATGGAAAAGGCTCTGTTGCTGAATATTT
This genomic window contains:
- a CDS encoding cytochrome P450 → MPIFSDTPLTIITSSAAVIGLFSWQWWQQKKYSSLRVLPSPPRHWLLGNALQLMDAAKTSKYFLLLFNWAKQLGSTYVIWAFNKPIVILNKPRIIEELIVHGQKDGAFARDPELRELWGSLFGGPILIQQEGSEWQWRRQTFNQSFTSSHLSAYFELVYQSCMQVIEILQGATQEQKVIQVDPLFAELTMRLICRLMLGIPLDKKSLTHEGPPLEPQKLYEALSVLTRQFTAEAAGENKWLKYIPTKSKQSYWAAKRFLQEFVSPRVDLALQITGRKQLSSVEVNPLFEKSILVQLAKQPKYNHQMLCAETIGMIFAGTDTTAHTLSFTVGALGLNSRVFQLAQQEVDRVWQLDDGINSKSLKKLTYLQGIIKESMRLYPVTNGSTGCITTRDTVIAGVNIPKGTSINWSILAAGRDPQEYPQPDDFLPERWFKKQQRDAQPLTMLVFGSGTHRCLGESLAMLEATVMLALLLRYFDWEIVNGRRSLEQLGQNLTVFPQDRMPVRFKVRELGDNTLHPISQES
- a CDS encoding class I SAM-dependent methyltransferase, whose translation is MNEPNSDARYTMGRSQEETERLIQQSHLYGDLTQRFLKEAGIIKGMRILDVGSGAGDVALAAAELVGSEGEVVGVDVNEEIFNTGRERAKQSGFENITFIEGDARTLALEGQFDAVVGRLVLMYMSDPAEALRQLSTHLRPGGIVAFQELDFTALAQNVHPNTPLINTLNKWCIDVFQRSGAHIGMGLDLYSTFGDAGLPEPSIYLSAPAGGPEMWLGYEYITNSFRSMLPLIEDYGIATPEEVDIETLTERLRREVILSKRPIVLPLHVTAWAQLTN
- a CDS encoding DUF4230 domain-containing protein; this translates as MKTSKSLLPIWQQIILWGTGSISIIILLIFLGIWRTSDRAIDFVENLFKSQPINPQIENQTLIVQRIKSMQELTTTVQTMETIVPTSADRKLGDISLATTRLLYIARGEIRAGVDLSELEAKDIKVSNNKIEINLPPAKILDSKIDVNRSRVYDYDRGFLNLGPDVAPQLQTLAQRKTLTEIVKTACNEGILNAANTKAENAITQLLTSTSFQQVKINTTTPEACVVVN
- a CDS encoding tetratricopeptide repeat protein; translation: MMVTWYNRGLALGNLGKHEEAIASYDKEYQEMAITDSDFDNIRKDSRFQALIE
- a CDS encoding tetratricopeptide repeat protein, which translates into the protein MSDSDFTIPISQSENSCSESTTEYGYKALKPGDILNHRYYIVKELGSGGFATTYLALDQQSISQDKYAVKQLQPRFNSSSVWASAKERLATEAMVLQWLGKHDQIPNFIGHFEENQQFYLVLEFVEGEEFEQEVHQQVLNEAQAIDFLFDILELLKSVHSQGIIHRDIKPSNLIRRQKDGKMILIDFGAVKEIGTMAFDASKQQVRTQIIGTPGYMAPEQNNGKPVYSSDIYALGKTVIFGMTNRSPMEWEESESGEMIAWNKKIAISEAFLNIINRMTAKNTAERYRSAEDVLCDLRPLEMIGKTIADKYHIVQYLGGTKEIISYVINSLEGESKQKYYLEILEPQSEESLSLSDAANDIMTGLNRLLMIDNGQRIPDVIEYFIDESKIYIVQEYISGKNLLQIIEDQFILSEAEVIDLLIDTAEALNPIHKQKIIHKNIQPSSLVRRCRDHKITLINFGLINEAINFHVDSKIGYIPPEQIAGRATYASDIYALGMTAIHVLTGTSPQNLEKNTRTGEVIWHRKARISPGFAKILDKMICLDQSQRYQSLNKVIKDLKKTKHKSRFRGWYKYLIIPPILIGGVVIGFTQWAQRVAILEFYKGDLKLEANQYQQAIDYYNNGLSKLPNTKGQVRNFEQVWLKKAKAQRQLGNYAAALDTCTTALRFYQSYQLWNCKALTLYSLKRYEPAIAAYDQAIEIAPEYLWVWNNRGEAYNRLGKTELAEVDFQKAIELDSSRSFVPWNNLGKLHYEQKEYQKSIEAYEQALAVKKDYLPALIGLGNAQKAIQLYSQAEESYDRALAINPNYHDAWYGKGSVAEYLRQYPTAKEYYQKAFELKPDWEAVIKALERVDRKLGI